The proteins below come from a single Lepidochelys kempii isolate rLepKem1 chromosome 20, rLepKem1.hap2, whole genome shotgun sequence genomic window:
- the LOC140900632 gene encoding macrophage mannose receptor 1-like codes for MACKATYSNVDLVEPGQEDPWGSEPRAKAAVSDVYTEEESPYEAVDPAVGARRRQMEQQDARAPEWEWRRGQRWILACATVLGVSVLLNLLLLTLGVVRYMDMASALERMQVENQLLRDVASGSFLIYSESHQLCVDVTAGGSLTAMPCTPGALSQHFQWLSQGQLLSVAHQQCVAVPKRLSRVAVRLEPCKAHRELQHWECRANGLLALARENLYFNYGNNQNHVVMLYSGVGPWSRWVIYGSHEDLCSCSCHVCTPCRRGWTFFQDSCYFHSRSLGTWDVANRSCASLGALLLQVTSLAEQAHIMASMKAPSSWMGLTDQALEGAWIWMDGTHSAANASYWQTGEPNGRQKENCALVRQDGHWYDAPCTEQHHWVCEGEP; via the exons ATGGCCTGCAAGGCAACGTACAGCAATGTCGACCTTGTTGAACCAGGACAGGAGGACCCATGGGGTTCAGAGCCAAGGGCGAAGGCAG CTGTCAGCGATGTGTACACCGAAGAGGAGAGCCCATATGAGGCTGTCGACCCGGCTGTTGGAGCAAGGAGGAGGCAGATGGAGCAGCAGGATGCTCGGGCTCCAG AGTGGGAGTGGAGACGGGGCCAGAGGTGGATTTTGGCCTGCGCGACTGTCCTGGGAGTCTCTGTGCTGCTGAACCTGCTGCTCCTCACACTTGGTGTTGTCCGAT ACATGGACATGGCCAGTGCCCTTGAGAGAAtgcaagtggagaaccagctgcTCCGGGATGTGG CCTCCGGTTCCTTCCTGATCTACAGTGAGTCACACCAGCTGTGCGTGGATGTGACAGCTGGTGGCTCCCTGACAGCCATGCCCTGCACCCCAGGCGCCCTCAGCCAGCACTTCCAGTGGCTGTCTCAGGGCCAGCTGCTGAGCGTGGCCCACCAGCAGTGCGTAGCTGTGCCAAAGCGGCTCAGCCGGGTGGCCGTGCGCCTGGAGCCCTGCAAggcacacagagagctgcagcactGGGAGTGCCGGGCAAACGGACTGCTGGCCCTCGCCAGGGAGAACCTCTACTTCAACTATGGCAACAATCAGAATCACGTGGTGATGCTGTACTCAGGGGTTGGGCCCTGGAGCCGTTGGGTCATCTATGGGAGCCATGAGGacctctgctcctgctcctgtcATG tctGCACCCCATGTCGCAGGGGGTGGACTTTCTTCCAGGACAGTTGCTACTTCCACTCCCGCTCCCTGGGCACCTGGGATGTTGCCAACCGCTCCTGTGCCTCTCTAGGTGCCCTGCTCCTCCAGGTGACCAGTCTTGCTGAGCAG GCTCACATCATGGCGTCCATGAAAGCACCATCCTCCTGGATGGGCCTCACTGACCAGGCACTCGAGGGGGCTTGGATATGGATGGATGGGACTCActcagcagccaatgccag CTATTGGCAGACAGGGGAGCCCAATGGCAGGCAGAAGGAGAACTGTGCCCTGGTACGGCAGGATGGGCACTGGTATGACGCCCCATGCACGGAGCAGCACCACTGGGTGTGTGAAGGGGAGCCCTGA